The DNA region GGGCGGCTGACGCCCGAGACCGCCAAGGAGGTGCTGGCCGCGACGGCGGCCGGGCACATGGTGCCGGAGTGGTCGCGGGGCTGCTCGGGCTGGGAGCGGCCGGGGCAGGCGGCCGAGCACGCGGTGCGGCTGGCGACCGGCGAGACCCGGGTGGACGCGCTGACCCTGGCCCAGCGGCCGGACGGCGAGGGCCGCTGGCTGGTGCGCGTGGTGCACCGGGACGGCCGGGCCTGGGAGGTGGACGTGATCGAGACGGTGAGCCAGCCGCCGCGTCCGGAGAGCTGCGGCAAGGCGGCGGGGACGCCCTCGCGGATGGACGTGCTGTCGGTCCGGGGCGTATAGGGCCTGTCTGGTGGCCCCGCGCCCGTGGGGGTGAGCGCGGGACCGCGATGGTGGCCGGGGATCAGCCGGCGGCCTTGCCGACGACAGCACACCCCCGATGACGCGGACACGATGACGCGGACATGGGGGCGCCTGGACATGGGGAACCCCGGCGGCCCCAGGCCCGCCGGGGTTCCCCGGGGCGCGACGCTCAGGCCGCGCCCGCACCGGTGAGGGAGCGCACCTCCAGCTCGGCGAACCGGTCCGCGTCGGCGGGCTCGGGCGAGGTGAGCGTCCCGATCCAGCCGGCCAGGAAGCCGAGCGGGATGGAGACGATGCCGGGGTTCTCCAGCGGGAACCAGTGGAAGTCGACGCCGGGGAACAGCGCCGCATTGGAGCCGGAGACCACCGGCGAGAAGAACACCAGCACGATCGCCGGGACCAGCCCGCCGTACACCGACCAGACCGCGCCCCGGGCGGTGAACCGCGACCAGAACAGGCTGTACAGCAGCACGGGCAGGTTGGAGGAGGCGGCCACCGCGAAGGCCAGGCCGACCAGGAAAGCGACGTTCAGCTGCTGGGCGTACAGGCTGATCACGATCGCCACCGCGCCGATCCCGGCGGCGGCGAACCGGGCGACCAGCACCTCCTGCTGCTCGCTGGGCTTCTCGGCGGCCTCTCCCCCGCGGCGGCGGCGCGGGCCGCCGCGCCAGGCGCCGGCCCAGATGTCGTGGGCGAAGGCGGCGGAGGAGGCGAGCGTCAGCCCGGCGACCACGGCGAGGATGGTGGCGAAGGCGATCGCCGAGATCAGCGCGAACAGCACCACCCCGCCGGTGCTGCCGTTGCCGCCGCCGAGCACCAGGGCGAGCAGTGGAACGGCGGTGTTCCCGGCCGAGTTGGCGTGCCGCACCTCGGCCGAACCGACCAGCGCGGTGGCGCCCAGGCCGAGCGCGATGGCCATCAGGTAGAAGCCGCCGACCAGGCCGATCGCCCACATCGTGGAGCGGCGGGCGGCCCGGGCGGTGGGCACGGTGTAGAAGCGGGACAGGATGTGCGGCAGGCCGGCGGTGCCGAGCACCAGGGCCAGGCCGAGGCTGAAGAAGTCCAGCCGGCTGGTGAAGGTGGCGCCGTACTTGAGCCCGGGTTCGAGGTAGCGGTGCCCGGCGCCGCTGTGCTGGGCGGCCTGGCGCATCAGCTCGAAGAGGTCGCCGTGGAAGCGCACCACCAACAGCACGGTCAGCAGCATCGAACCCGCGATCAGCAGGAAGGCCTTGACGATCTGGATCCAGGTGGTGGCCCGCATCCCGCCGATCGTGACGTAGACGATCATCAGAGCGCCGACCCCGATGATGGTCCAGGTCCGGGCCTGGGCGCTGTTGGTGCCGAGCAGCAGTGCGACCAGCGAGCCGGCGCCGACCATCTGGGCGACCAGGTAGAGCAGGGTGACCACGACACTGGCACCGCCGGCCGCCGCCCGCACCCTGCGGCGCCGCAGCCGCAGCGCGAGCACGTCGGCGAGGGTGTACCGCCCGGCGTTGCGGACGAGTTCGGCGACCAGCATCAGCACGACCAGCCAGGCGACCAGGAAGCCGATGCTGTAGAGCACGCCGTCGTAGCCGTACAGGGCGATCAGCCCGGCGACGCCGAGGAAGGAGGCGGCGGAGAGGTAGTCGCCGGAGAGGGCGAAGCCGTTCTGCAGCGGGGTGAAGTCGCGCCCGCCGGCGTAGAAGTCCTCGGCGGCGTTGCCCTGGCGGCCGACCCAGAGGGTGATGCCCAGGGTGACCAGGACGATGACGGCGAACAGCACGATCGCCAGGCCGTGGTGCTGGCCGGTGGGGGCGACGGGGGGCGGGGTGGCGGTGGTCATCACACCGGTGGTGGTCGTCATCGCAGCTGGTCCTGGGTGTCCCAGCGCAGGCCCAGCGCGGCGCGGTCGCGCTTGGTCCGGGCGTTGCGGGCGTAGAGCCAGGTGAGCAGGAAGGTGGAGGCGAACTGCAGCAGGCCGAGCAGCCAGGCCACGTTGAACGGGCCGACCACCGGGCTGCGCATCGCGCCGGGCGCGGCGGCCGCGGCGGCGACGTACAGCAGGTACCAGCAGAGGAAGGCGCCGCAGGTCGGGAAGACGAACGCGCGGTAGCTGCGGCGGATGTCCTGGAAGGCCGCGCTGGCCTGGACGCTCCGGTAGACCTCGGTCCTGTCGGTGCCGCTCACCGGCGCCGGCGGCTCCTGCGCCACGACGGCCGGGACGACCGGCGGGACAGCCGGCGGGGCGAGCGGCGGCACGACGGGCGGGGCCGACGGCGGGGCCACGGGCGGAGCCGGCGGTGCGGTCACCTGCTCGGCAGCGGCGCCCGGCTGGGCGGCGGTCGGCTGGGTGGCGCCCGCACTGGTGGGTCCCGGCTGGGCCGGTACGGCCGTTCGGCGGGGCGCGGCAGCCGGCTCGGAAGCGGTGGCGGCGGCCGGAGCGGCCCACCAGTCGAATCGCTGTCCCTGGTCGGGACTGCTGGTCTGCTGCTGTGGCACTGCTGCTCCTGGGCCGGGCCGGGCGTTCTGACCCGAACCATCATGGAGGCCGCCGGACACCGTCCCTGACCATCGCAGATACCTTCACTCAATGAGGTGATCGATCATCTGACGGATGCTCATCCGACTACTGCTGCGTTCCGGTGATTCCGTGGCGGAAGGCGTACGCGACCGCCTGCGCGCGGTCCCGCACCGCGGTCTTGGCGAACAGGTTGTTGATGTGCGTCTTCACCGTGGCCTGGCTGACGAACAGTCGCTGGGCGATCTCGGTGTTGGAGAGGCCCTCGGCGATCAGCCCGAGCACCTCGGCCTCCCGCACGGTCAACCCGTCCGGCAGCTCCCCGGCCCGGGCGGCGGGCCGCTCGGCGGCGGTCGGCGCGCTCGAGGCGCTCGACGCGTTCGAGGCGCCCGGCGCGTTCGGCGCGGCCTTCAACGGAGCCTCCGAAAGCCGCTCCAACAATCGGAGTTGGACCTGCGGGGAGAGCCCGGCCGCGCCCGCGCGGACGTCCGCGATGGCCTTGGCGATCTCCTCGCCGCCGACGTCCTTGGTGAGGTAGCCACGTGCCCCGGCCTGCAGCGCCGGGAACAGTGACTCGTCGTCGGCGTAGGTGGTGAGCACCACGACCTCGGTCTCCGGGTGCGCGGCCCGGATCCGCCGGGTCGCCTCGACGCCGTCGACCCTCGGCATCCGCAGGTCCATCAGCACCACGTCCGGGTGATGCCGCTCCACCAGGGCGACGGCCTCCTCCCCGTCCGCCGCCGCGCCCACCACCTCGATGCCGGGCAGCAGCCCCAGCAGCATCACGATGCCCTCGCGCACCACCGTCTGGTCGTCCGCCACCAGCACCCTGGTGACCGCGGAACTCATGCCGGCACCCGCAGCAACACCCGCCACCCTCCGTCCTCCGGGCCCGCCAGCAGGGTGCCGCCGAGCAGTTCCGCGCGTTCGCGCATCCCCAGCAGACCGTACCCGCTGCCGCTGTCGGCCAGTTCACGGGAGGACGACTCACCACAGGACGCCTCTCCCGCGAACTGACCGCGCGACGCCCGGGCGTTGCGCACCTCCAGCTCCACCGCGTCGTCCAGGTACCGCAGTTCGACCGAGCACCGGGCGCCCGGCGCGTGCTTGCGGACGTTGGTCACCGCCTCCTGCGCGGTGCGCCGCACCGCCAGACCGGCCTCGGCGCCCAGCGGCCGGGGTGTACCCGTGACGGTGAACGGGGCCCGTTCCCGCTCGGTCAGTTCCACCAGGAACTCCCCCACCGGCGTGAACTCCCCGCGCAGCGCGGACAGCGCCTGCCGGGTCTCGGCCAGCCCGTCCTGCGCCATCCGCCGTGCGGCGACGACCCGTTCGCGGATCTGCTCGCGGTCCGTCCCGGCGTCCAGCATCAGCCGGGCCGCCTCCAGGTGGACCAGCTGCGCGGAAAGGCTGTGGGCGAGCACGTCGTGGATCTCCCGGGCGATCCTGGCCCGTTCGGCGAGCGCCGCGCTCTCCGCCTCGGCGGCCCGGACGGCACGCTCCTGGACCAGCAGCCGGCGGGCGGTGCCGCGCGCCTCGATGTCCAGCCGCAGCAGGAAGCCGACCAGGAGGGAACCCCCGACCGTGGCGGAGACGCTGAGCCAGCTCGCCGGGGAGGCCGCCGCGTACGAGCCCAGCGCGGCCGCCGCGACCAGCAACGCGGGTGCCGGCGGGACCCTGACCAGCACCGTCACGGCCAGCCCGATCCAGAGGAAGTCGGCCAGCGTGTAGGCCAGTCCCCAGTTGGCGAGCCAGGCGCCTCCGACCAGGGCGGCGGACAGCAGGTACGAGGCCACCGGGCGCTGCTCCCGGGTGACGTGCAGGTACAGCGCGCAGAGTGCCACGGCCGAGGCCAGGCCGGCCACCGCGGCCGCTACCCCCCAGCCCGCGTACTTGCCGCCGGCGAGGGTTCCCCACGCGACGATGACCACCATGACGAACCGGCCGAACACGGTGAGGACCCGTCGCGGCCGGCTCTCGGCCTCGCGCTCCATCCCCTCCCGGGACGGCCAGCGGGTCCAGTACCACCCGGGCAAGGAGTCCTCCTCGGTGCTCACGACGACGGTTCAGTGCAGTACGGCGGTGGCCCGCGAGGGCTCCAGCGTCCGGGCCCTCCAGTTGACCACGAGCGAGCGGACCAGTAGCAGGACCGCCATGCCGAGCATCAGCGAGCTGCCCGCCTGGTGGACGCCGAGGGCCGAGCCGGCCGCGTACAGGCCGATCCGGATGGCGAGCGTCCCGCCCCAGGCGGCCATGGTGGCCTTGGTGCCCTTGACCAGGACGTGGCCGTCGTCGTCCCGCCAGATCCGGACGGTCCAGCCCCAGACCGACCCCATCGCGAGGGTGGTGACCAGTCCGGCGGCGAGCAGGGTGGCCGACAGCGCGGTGTGCTGGTGGTCGATGATCTGCGGATCGCGCAGCGCGATCACGCCCAGGACCAGCGGCAGCACCCAGAAGCGGCGCTCGGTGTCCAGTCGCTTGACGCGCATCTGGCGCCCGACCACCAGGACCACCACCGCGGCGATCACGAGGAGGTTGACGAGGGCAGACATGAGGGGTTCTCCGTCCCGGGGAGAGGCCGTTCACTGACCTCTCCGACGCTACCGATCCGGCGCTCCCCGCTGATCGGATCCGGGGTGGACCCCGGGTGGAACCGGCAGCGCGAGGGCCCTCCACCCACGGGTGGAGGGCCCTCGTCGTCCGGGTGCGTCAGGCGTCGATGCGGGAGCGGTCCAGGGTGGCCGCCGAGTCCACGATGAACTCCTTGCGCGGGGCGACGTCGTTGCCCATCAGCAGGTCGAAGATCCTCTCGGCCTGCTCCAGGTCGCCCAGGTTGATCCGGCGCAGGGTGCGGTGGCGCGGGTCCATGGTGGTCTCGGCCAGCTGGTCGGCGTCCATCTCGCCCAGACCCTTGTACCGCTGCACCGGCTCCTTCCAGCGCTGCCCCTTGCGCTGGAACTCCAGCAGGGTGGAGCGCAGTTCGGCGTCGGAGTAGGTGTAGTGGTACTTCTCCTGGCCGCGCTTGGGGTTGGTGAGCTCGATCCGGTGCAGCGGCGGGACGGCGGCGAAGACCCGGCCCTGCTCGACCATCGGCCGCATGTAGCGGTGGAAGAGGGTCAGCAGCAGGGTGCGGATGTGCGAGCCGTCGACGTCGGCGTCGGCCATGAAGATGACCCGGCCGTAACGGGCCTGGTCGATGTCGAAGGTGCGGCCCGAGCCGGCCCCTATCACCTGGATGATCGCGGCGCACTCGGCGTTCTTGAGCATGTCGCTCACCGAGGCCTTCTGGACGTTGAGGATCTTGCCGCGGATCGGCAGCAGCGCCTGGAACTCGGAGTTGCGGGCGAGCTTGGCGGTGCCGAGCGCGGAGTCCCCCTCGACGATGAACAGTTCGCTGCGGTCGACGTCGTCGCTGCGGCAGTCGGCCAGCTTGGCGGGCAGCGAGCTGGTCTCCAGCGCGGTCTTGCGGCGCTGGGCCTCCTTGTGCTGACGGGCGGCGACCCGGGTGCGGGCGGCGGCGACGACCTTCTCCAGTACGGCCCGGGCCTGCTGCTTCTGGTCCTTCTTGGCCGAGGTGAGGAAGGCCTTGAGCTCCTTGGCGACGACGGCCGCGACGATCCGGTTGGCCGCCGAGGTGCCGAGCACCTCCTTGGTCTGGCCCTCGAACTGCGGCTCGGCGAGCCGGACGGTGACCACGGCGGTGAGGCCCTCGGTGGCGTCGTCCTTGGTGATGTCGTCCTCGGCGACGCGCAGCAGCTTGCTGGCGCGCAGTACCTCGTTGACGGTCTTGGCCAGCGAGCGCTCGAAGCCGGTGACGTGGGTGCCGCCCTTGGGGGTGGCGATGATGTTGACGAAGGAGCGCAGGGTGGTGTCGTAGCCGGTGCCCCAGCGCAGCGCGATGTCCACGCCGAGGTGGCGGGTGACCTCGGTGGGGGTCATGTGGCCGAGCTCGTCCAGGACCGGCACGGTCTCCTTGAAGGTGCCCTCGCCGCGCAGCCGCAGCACGTCGCTGACCGGCTTGTCGGGGGCGAGGAACTCGCAGAACTCGGCGATGCCGCCGTCGTAGTGGAAGACCGACTCCTCGATCTGCTCGCTCTCCACGAGCCGTTCGTCACGCACGACGATGGTCAGGCCGGGGACGAGGAAGGCGGTCTGCCGGGCGCGGTTGTGCAGGTGCTCCAGGGAGAGCTTGGCGTCCTTGAGGAAGATCTGCCGGTCGGCCCAGTACCGGATCCGGGTGCCGGTGCGGGTCTTGGGCACCTTGCGGGTCCTGGTGAGGCCGTTGGCGGGCTCGAAGGGCGCGTCCGGGCTGGCCTCGGTGAAGATGCCGGGGGTGCCGCGGCGGAAGCTGATCGCGTGGGTGTGGCCGCTGCGGTCGACCTCGACGTCCAGCCGGGCGGAGAGCGCGTTCACGACCGAGGCGCCGACGCCGTGCAGACCGCCGGAGGCGGCGTACGAGCCGCCGCCGAACTTGCCGCCCGCGTGCAGCTTGGTCATCACGACCTCGACGCCGGACAATCCGGTCTTGGGCTCGACGTCGACCGGGATGCCACGGCCGTTGTCGCGGACCTCGACCGAGGAGTCCGGGTGCAGCAGGACCTCGATGCGGTCGCAGTAGCCGCCCAGCGCCTCGTCGACCGAGTTGTCGATGATCTCCCAGAGGCAGTGCATCAGGCCGCGGCTGTCGGTCGAGCCGATGTACATGCCGGGGCGCTTGCGGACGGCCTCCAGGCCCTCCAGGACGAGCAGGTGCCGCGCGGTGTAGTTGGAACCGTCGTCGCCGGCCAGCAGCGCGGACGGCACGGTCGTTTCGGCACTCACGCGGCACTCTCCTCGGTGAAGTTCTGTCTCAGGTGAAGTTCTGTCTCATCGGTCACATCCGGACGCATCCGGACCGTCCGCCAGTGCAGCACACCGCACCGACAGCCGTCGCTCCCTGTGCCCGCACCCCTGCGGCGGGTGCACAGCACGGCGGGCCGGCCCGGCGCAGCTTGTACGCGCTGCGCGAACAAGGACCGCATCCGGGTGTGGGTCCCGGGGGCGCCATCTCCTCCCGGTACCACCGGTCCTGGCGGATCGTGGGGTCCGGTACAGGCTCCGGAACTGCCGTTATGCAGGCTACCGGGGCTCGGGACGGGGCTTATGCTCCAACCCGGCAGAGGATTATGCTACGCGGACCTCGAACCCCGCCCCGATCGGACGTTCGAGCGATGGGTGGCTCCCGGGATCCGGCACGCATGAACCACCGGTGCCCGGGGCACGTCCTCATCAACACAGCAGAATCCTCAGAGAAGAAAAGCCACGAGCGGGAACGTTTTCGGCCTGGTTGGATGTTGAGCCTGGTACGACAGCTCGTCGAGCTAGAGAAGAGGCGACGTGACTACTGTTCTGACACCTGCGAGCCCGCTCACCGCGGCTGACCGCTGCGACCGCTGCGGCGCCCAGGCCTACCTGCGCGTCGTACTCGCCAGCGGCGGAGAGCTGCTCTTCTGCGCCCACCACGGCCGGAAGTTCGAGCCCGAGCTCAAGAAGATCGCCGTGGAGATACAGGACGAGAGCGGCCGTCTCACCACCAGCACCACCGCGACGGCCGCCGACGACGAGCGCTGATCACAGGCGCCCCACCGGCCGGCGACGAGCTGTGTCCGGTCGCGCACCACGCGCGACCGGGGAGCCGGGTGGTCGACCCCGTCGAGGGTCGGCCACCCGGCTCCGCTGTTCTCCGGACGGTTCTCCCACGTTCGCCCGGCCCGGGCGCGGCGGCGACCACCGGGAACCGAAGCGACGTCAGAACGTCATGACGCCATCACCCACGGCGATGGTTCAGAGCGCCGAGTGCACCGCGTCCGTGACCGAGGACATCCGGGTGTAGACACCCGGGTGGGCAGCCTCGGCGCAGCCCGTCCCCCAGGACACCAGTCCGGCCAGCCGTCCGGCCACGATCAGCGGGCCACCGCTGTCGCCCTGGCAGGCGTCCTTGCCGCCCTTCTCCTCGCCCGCGCAGACCATGCCCCGGGCGTCGAACTTGCCGTCCGGCCCGCCGGGGTAGGCGTGCGCACAGGTCTGGTCCGGGACGATCGGCACGTCCACCCCGCGCAGCACCGGCGAGTAGTCACCCCGCCCGCTGGTGTCGCCCCAGCCGTAGACCTGGGCCCTCGTCCCCGCCGCGTACGGTCCGCTCTCGCCCTGGCCGACCAGCTCGACCACCGGCCGGGAGCCCTGGGACTCGGCGAGCGTGAGTACCGCCACGTCGTTCATGTTCGCGGCGAAGTCGTAGTCGGGGTGGATCCAGATCCGCTGGACGGCCACCTCTCGGCCGGCTGAGCCGCGCATGTCGTCCCGGCCGACGATCACCTTCAGGCCGGGCCGGTCCACCCGGCCCTTGGCCTCGTCGTAGAAGCAGTGCGCGGCCGTCACCACCTTCGTCGGGGTGACCAGCGCGCCGCCGCAGAACTGGCCGGAGCGTCCGCTGCCGAACTGCTGGCGGCTGGCCAGCGCCACGATCCAGGGGTGGTCGACGGTGCTCACGCTGCCCCCACCGACAACCCTGCGCTGCGCCTCGGCCGGGCCGGCCGTGCCGAGGGCGACCAGCGGGACGGCGGCGAGCAGCGCCAGCAGGGCGCCCCGACGCCGGAGGCGGCCCCGACGGGCCGTGCGCGGAACGGTGGCCCGGGCGGTCGGGGCGGCCCGGCACGGGGCGGGGGTCGGCAGGTCGGCTCGGTCCGGGTCGGTCAGCACCGTGACTCCACAAGGCTCGGCAGCAGGCAACCGGCAAAGCGTAGGCGAGCAACTACACTGCGCGACCACTTCCCGGTGCGCCGCCACCCGGACGAGCGACAAGCGCCACCCAGACGCTGACGCACCGCCCCCGAACGGCCCGAAGGCCCGGAACCGTGCGGTTCCGGGCCTTCGTCGCGTACTGCCGTCGATCAGTCCAGGTAGTCGCGGAGCACCTGGGAGCGCGACGGGTGGCGCAACTTCGACATGGTCTTCGACTCGATCTGGCGGATGCGCTCACGGGTGACCCCGTACACCTTGCCGATCTCGTCGAGGGTCTTCGGCTGACCGTCCGTCAGGCCGAAGCGCATCGAGACCACGCCGGCCTCGCGCTCGGACAGGGTGTCCAGCACCGAGTGCAGCTGCTCCTGGAGCAGGGTGAAGGAGACCGCGTCGGCCGGGACGACCGCCTCGGAGTCCTCGATCAGGTCACCGAACTCGCTGTCGCCGTCCTCGCCCAGCGGGGTGTGCAGCGAGATCGGCTCGCGGCCGTACTTCTGGACCTCGATGACCTTCTCGGGGGTCATGTCGAGTTCCTTGGCCAGCTCCTCCGGGGTGGGCTCGCGACCCAGGTCCTGGAGCATCTGGCGCTGGACGCGGGCCAGCTTGTTGATGACCTCGACCATGTGCACCGGGATGCGGATGGTGCGGGCCTGGTCGGCCATGGCGCGGGTGATCGCCTGGCGGATCCACCAGGTGGCGTAGGTCGAGAACTTGTAGCCCTTGGTGTAGTCGAACTTCTCGACCGCACGGATCAGACCGAGGTTGCCCTCCTGGATCAGGTCCAGGAACAGCATGCCGCGGCCGGTGTAGCGCTTGGCCAGCGAGACCACCAGACGGAGGTTGGCCTCCAGCAGGTGGTTCTTGGCCCGGCGGCCGTCCTCGGCGATGATCTCCAGCTCGCGCTTGAGCTTGGGGGCGAGCTTGTCGGCGGCCGAGAGCTTGTCCTCGGCGAACAGGCCGGCCTCGATGCGCTTGGCGAGCTCGACCTCCTGCTCGGCGTTGAGCAGCGGGACCTTGCCGATCTGCTTCAGGTAGTCCTTGACCGGGTCGGCGGTGGCACCGGCGACGGCGACCTGCTGGGCCGGCGCGTCGTCCTCGTCGTCATCGGAGAGGACGAAGCCCTCCGACTCCTCCTCCGGGCCCGCCTCGGCCTCGGCCTTGTCGCCGGGCAGCGCGACGTCCTCGAGCAGCTCCTCGTCGCCGAGCAGCTCCTCGTCGCCGCCCTTGGCGGCCTTGGCGGTGGTGGTCTTCTTGGCGGCGGCCTTCTTGGCCGGCGCGGCGGTCTTCTTGGCCGCGGCCTTCTTGGCCGGGGCGGCCTTCTTCGCCGCGACCGACTTCACCTCGGTGACGACGCCGGCCGTCTCCTCGACGGTGATGTCCGCGGACACGATGGGGGCGGGCGCCGCGGCGGCGGCCGCGACGGCCGGAGCCGCGACAGGAGCGCCGGGGGCGATCCGCACGGGCGGCTTGGTCGGGGCCGACGGAGCGGCCGGGGTCCGGGTGGTGACAGCCTTGGTGGCGGTGCGCTTGGTGGGGCTCTTGGCAGCAACGCTCTTGCGCTTGGCGCCGGCCGGTTCGGCCGCGCTGACCATGAGGTCCACCCCCTCCTCAATCAGCACCTGGTTGAGGCTGCGCATGACGTTCTTCCACTTGGTGACCGGGATCTGGTCCGCCTCGAACGCCTGGCGCACGTCGTCACCGGCGATCTGCCCCTGGGCCTTGCCCCGCTCGATGAGCGCCAGCAGAGCCGCGGACTCGGCGATCTCGGGGGGAAGCGAACGGGATGTGCTGGCCGACACGAACAACCTCTCGGACGATGAGTGGACTCGAACCCGTACCGGCCGCCCGAGCGGGCGGGGAAGGAGATCGCGCGTCGGACGCGCGGTGTCGATTCCGACCGACTCGGGCTTGAGGACTGGGTTTGCAGGACGGCAGCAGCGCCGCGGACCAACACAGCATTCTGACATGTTGGAGTATTCCGGAGCTGCTTCCGCTCAGGACACATCGCTGCTACTCGTCAAGTGTTACGCATGGCCTTCGTGTCGCGGGTCACACCGCTCGGCGCCCGCGGCCACGGGGCCGGGATCCATCATCGCGCACTCGCGGCGGAGTCGGTTGTCATGAGCGGGTCGGCCTGTTCGGGGTGACTGCTCCGGGCGGTGCCGCGGGGCGCGGCTCCGCTTCGTGGCGTCGCCGATTCGTGGCTCCACCTCTTCGCGGCGTCCACCGCTTCGTGGCTCAACTCGCCGGCGCTGCCTCGCTGCCGCCGTCGGCCGGGGCCCCCGGGCGGTCGCCGCTGTGCGGAGGCCCTCCGGCTGCGCCGCGCGGTGCGACCGGAGGGCCCTTGTGGAACGGACCGCGCCCCGCGCGCCCGCTCGCCGAGAACAGCCCGCTCAGTGCTCCCGGGGCGCGGGGACGGAGGGCTCCAGCTCGGGGTGAACGGTGAGCAGCGCCCGCATCGCGGCCTCGCCCGCGGTGCCGTCGCCGGCACCCAGCGCGTCCACCAGCCGGGCGTGGAGGCTGACCGAGGACTCGGAGGGCCGCTCGCAGGAGATCGCCGGACCGCCCGAGACCTGCAGCGCGCAGGAGACGATCCCGGACAGGTGCTCCAGCATCCGGTTGCCGGCCATCTGCAGGACCAGCCCGTGCAGCTCGGCGTCGGCCCGGGTGTAGGTGGACAGGTCGGCCTGGGCGGCGGCGTGGCCCATGATCTCGACCAGCTCGACCAGCCGCTGCTGGACGTCCTCCCGGCCGTGGCCGGCCGCGAGGCGGGCGGCCAGCGGCTCGATCGCCCAGCGGAGCTCGAACAGCTCCCTGCGCTGTTCGTCCCGCTGCGGACCGAAGGCGCGCCATTCGATGATGTCCGGGTCCAGCAGGTTCCAGTCGCCGACCGGGCGGACCCGGGTGCCGACGTTCGGGCGGGCGCTGACC from Kitasatospora cathayae includes:
- a CDS encoding response regulator transcription factor; the encoded protein is MSSAVTRVLVADDQTVVREGIVMLLGLLPGIEVVGAAADGEEAVALVERHHPDVVLMDLRMPRVDGVEATRRIRAAHPETEVVVLTTYADDESLFPALQAGARGYLTKDVGGEEIAKAIADVRAGAAGLSPQVQLRLLERLSEAPLKAAPNAPGASNASSASSAPTAAERPAARAGELPDGLTVREAEVLGLIAEGLSNTEIAQRLFVSQATVKTHINNLFAKTAVRDRAQAVAYAFRHGITGTQQ
- a CDS encoding DNA gyrase/topoisomerase IV subunit B; translation: MSAETTVPSALLAGDDGSNYTARHLLVLEGLEAVRKRPGMYIGSTDSRGLMHCLWEIIDNSVDEALGGYCDRIEVLLHPDSSVEVRDNGRGIPVDVEPKTGLSGVEVVMTKLHAGGKFGGGSYAASGGLHGVGASVVNALSARLDVEVDRSGHTHAISFRRGTPGIFTEASPDAPFEPANGLTRTRKVPKTRTGTRIRYWADRQIFLKDAKLSLEHLHNRARQTAFLVPGLTIVVRDERLVESEQIEESVFHYDGGIAEFCEFLAPDKPVSDVLRLRGEGTFKETVPVLDELGHMTPTEVTRHLGVDIALRWGTGYDTTLRSFVNIIATPKGGTHVTGFERSLAKTVNEVLRASKLLRVAEDDITKDDATEGLTAVVTVRLAEPQFEGQTKEVLGTSAANRIVAAVVAKELKAFLTSAKKDQKQQARAVLEKVVAAARTRVAARQHKEAQRRKTALETSSLPAKLADCRSDDVDRSELFIVEGDSALGTAKLARNSEFQALLPIRGKILNVQKASVSDMLKNAECAAIIQVIGAGSGRTFDIDQARYGRVIFMADADVDGSHIRTLLLTLFHRYMRPMVEQGRVFAAVPPLHRIELTNPKRGQEKYHYTYSDAELRSTLLEFQRKGQRWKEPVQRYKGLGEMDADQLAETTMDPRHRTLRRINLGDLEQAERIFDLLMGNDVAPRKEFIVDSAATLDRSRIDA
- a CDS encoding DUF1453 domain-containing protein, which gives rise to MSALVNLLVIAAVVVLVVGRQMRVKRLDTERRFWVLPLVLGVIALRDPQIIDHQHTALSATLLAAGLVTTLAMGSVWGWTVRIWRDDDGHVLVKGTKATMAAWGGTLAIRIGLYAAGSALGVHQAGSSLMLGMAVLLLVRSLVVNWRARTLEPSRATAVLH
- a CDS encoding sensor histidine kinase; the encoded protein is MEREAESRPRRVLTVFGRFVMVVIVAWGTLAGGKYAGWGVAAAVAGLASAVALCALYLHVTREQRPVASYLLSAALVGGAWLANWGLAYTLADFLWIGLAVTVLVRVPPAPALLVAAAALGSYAAASPASWLSVSATVGGSLLVGFLLRLDIEARGTARRLLVQERAVRAAEAESAALAERARIAREIHDVLAHSLSAQLVHLEAARLMLDAGTDREQIRERVVAARRMAQDGLAETRQALSALRGEFTPVGEFLVELTERERAPFTVTGTPRPLGAEAGLAVRRTAQEAVTNVRKHAPGARCSVELRYLDDAVELEVRNARASRGQFAGEASCGESSSRELADSGSGYGLLGMRERAELLGGTLLAGPEDGGWRVLLRVPA
- a CDS encoding solute symporter family protein, giving the protein MTTTTGVMTTATPPPVAPTGQHHGLAIVLFAVIVLVTLGITLWVGRQGNAAEDFYAGGRDFTPLQNGFALSGDYLSAASFLGVAGLIALYGYDGVLYSIGFLVAWLVVLMLVAELVRNAGRYTLADVLALRLRRRRVRAAAGGASVVVTLLYLVAQMVGAGSLVALLLGTNSAQARTWTIIGVGALMIVYVTIGGMRATTWIQIVKAFLLIAGSMLLTVLLVVRFHGDLFELMRQAAQHSGAGHRYLEPGLKYGATFTSRLDFFSLGLALVLGTAGLPHILSRFYTVPTARAARRSTMWAIGLVGGFYLMAIALGLGATALVGSAEVRHANSAGNTAVPLLALVLGGGNGSTGGVVLFALISAIAFATILAVVAGLTLASSAAFAHDIWAGAWRGGPRRRRGGEAAEKPSEQQEVLVARFAAAGIGAVAIVISLYAQQLNVAFLVGLAFAVAASSNLPVLLYSLFWSRFTARGAVWSVYGGLVPAIVLVFFSPVVSGSNAALFPGVDFHWFPLENPGIVSIPLGFLAGWIGTLTSPEPADADRFAELEVRSLTGAGAA
- a CDS encoding S1 family peptidase, which codes for MLTDPDRADLPTPAPCRAAPTARATVPRTARRGRLRRRGALLALLAAVPLVALGTAGPAEAQRRVVGGGSVSTVDHPWIVALASRQQFGSGRSGQFCGGALVTPTKVVTAAHCFYDEAKGRVDRPGLKVIVGRDDMRGSAGREVAVQRIWIHPDYDFAANMNDVAVLTLAESQGSRPVVELVGQGESGPYAAGTRAQVYGWGDTSGRGDYSPVLRGVDVPIVPDQTCAHAYPGGPDGKFDARGMVCAGEEKGGKDACQGDSGGPLIVAGRLAGLVSWGTGCAEAAHPGVYTRMSSVTDAVHSAL
- a CDS encoding DUF485 domain-containing protein, whose translation is MPQQQTSSPDQGQRFDWWAAPAAATASEPAAAPRRTAVPAQPGPTSAGATQPTAAQPGAAAEQVTAPPAPPVAPPSAPPVVPPLAPPAVPPVVPAVVAQEPPAPVSGTDRTEVYRSVQASAAFQDIRRSYRAFVFPTCGAFLCWYLLYVAAAAAAPGAMRSPVVGPFNVAWLLGLLQFASTFLLTWLYARNARTKRDRAALGLRWDTQDQLR
- a CDS encoding DUF7455 domain-containing protein, with translation MTTVLTPASPLTAADRCDRCGAQAYLRVVLASGGELLFCAHHGRKFEPELKKIAVEIQDESGRLTTSTTATAADDER